A genomic window from Salvia splendens isolate huo1 chromosome 11, SspV2, whole genome shotgun sequence includes:
- the LOC121755868 gene encoding uncharacterized protein LOC121755868 — protein sequence MLKFLSKVKIEFNALDPRLASCMEFLAQCNARKAKESNPSCQIQVKRRTDDFPPQITVTFANGIEETFDATSTPAQHIRTLILDKGRVLETEQMFREAGEKWPVVIPDHELQQPFTGIKPKKAEDKPQQ from the coding sequence ATGTTGAAATTCTTGTCGAAGGTGAAGATCGAATTCAATGCGCTAGACCCTCGATTGGCGTCCTGCATGGAGTTCCTTGCTCAGTGCAACGCACGCAAGGCCAAGGAGTCCAACCCCAGCTGCCAGATCCAGGTCAAGCGCCGCACCGACGATTTCCCTCCCCAGATCACCGTTACCTTCGCCAACGGCATCGAGGAGACCTTCGACGCCACCTCCACCCCAGCGCAGCACATCCGCACCCTCATCCTCGACAAGGGCCGCGTCCTTGAGACGGAGCAGATGTTCCGCGAGGCCGGCGAGAAGTGGCCCGTTGTTATTCCCGATCACGAGCTTCAGCAACCATTTACAGGAATTAAG